The Cognatishimia activa nucleotide sequence AGGCGTCTTCGATCTGTTGCGGGCAGATGAAATGGATATGGCTGTCAAAGCCGCCTGCGGTCAGAATGCGACCTTCGCCTGCAATTGCTTCGGTGCCCGGACCGACGATGATATTCACGCCCGGCTGTGTGTCTGGATTGCCCGCCTTACCGATCTTGTGAATGCGCCCATCTTTCAGACCAACATCGGCTTTATAAACGCCAGTATGATCGACGATCAGCGCATTGGTGATCACGGTATCAACCGCCCCTTCGGCGCGGGTGGTCTGGGCTTGCCCCATACCGTCACGGATGACCTTACCGCCGCCAAATTTGACTTCTTCGCCATAAGGTCCAGTCAGGTCTTTTTCGACCTCGATAATGAGATCGGTGTCGGCCAGACGGACTTTATCGCCCACGGTTGGGCCAAACATCGCGGCATAGTCGGATCGTTTGATGGTTGCTGGCATCAGAGAGCCCCCATGACTTTTTGATTGAACCCATAGACCTTGCGCGCGCCCGAAATTGGGATCAGTTGCACTTCACGGCGCTGACCGGGTTCGAACCGCACCGCGGTGCCCGCAGCGATATCCAAACGCAGTCCATAGGCTGCGTCCCGTTCAAACTCCAAACCGGGATTGGTTTCGGCAAAGTGATAATGACTGCCAACCTGCACGGGGCGGTCACCAGTATTGGCGACCATCAAAGTGATCGCCTCAGCGCCTTCGTTTAAAACCAACTCCCCCGGAGCGGCAAAGACTTCACCGGGGATCATGCGCGTTGCTCCGCGCGTTTGCTGATCAGGTGTTTTGCAGCAGCAACAATCAGGCATGTCCCAATGAGAAGAACACCAGCGATCCAGTTTTCAGACCCATGCGGGTGCATATGGATCCCCTCATGCGCCAAGGCCGGAGTTGCAGTCAGTGCGAGTGGCAATACGAATTTCATGAGATATCTCCTTAGCGAATTGGGTTGTGTACGGTGACAAGCTTGGTGCCATCAGGAAAAGTGGCTTCCACCTGCACCTCGTGGATCATTTCAGCGACGCCCGTCATGCATTGGTCGCGGCTCACAACTTCGGCTCCAGCTTCCATCATGTCGGCAACAGACCGACCATCCCGCGCGCCTTCGACAACGGCGTCGGTGATCAGAGCAATGGCCTCAGGGTGATTGAGCTTCACGCCGCGGGCCAGTCTTTTACGGGCCACTTCGGCAGCCATGGCCACCAGCAGCTTGTCTTTTTCCCTCGGGGTCAGGTTCATGCTTCAAAGTCTCCAAGAGGTTGGGAGCTGGTCCTTGGTCAACCGCTCCAGAATAGGGATCAGTGCGCGCCGCAGCTCAAAACTGTCGGCAGCTACAAATCGAAGTGTCAGAAGGTCCTGCGCCAAGAGGCTTGCTCCGCCTGTTTCGGGCAACATGATGCGCACAGCATCCAAATGAGCTTCTGCATCAGGCGCAACATAGACAAGGCTCGCCATGGCACGGGCTCCGCCAGCAATGGCCCGGCGCGAAAGATGCCGCATTGTGTGCCCAGATAGGTCCAGGCCATCCCAATACAGCGCTTCGCCGTCACGATTAATACGAATGTGATCTTTGAAGGAGACATCCGTCAATGTCTCACCCATTGCCGCGCGTCCGAATATAATGGGTTCGACCATCAAAAGCCGCGCATCCTGCGCAAGCTCGACAGTAAGCCTCCGATCAAGCGCAGAGCCTTCAAAGAGGATCATCTCTTGTGGAAGCCAATTGATCTGAGCGTCGGCTTCAACACTCAGGTCAGTTGTCATCCGCGCTCGTCCCTCTTGCGCGCGATAAGCACGCTCAGCCGCCTGCGTCGTCAAAGTTAGTGAACTACCCGCGCCAGCGCAGGCTGTAACGTCGATCTGATCACCGCCTGTTAGCCCGCCAGACGTATTAATAAGGATCGCCTGCACATCTTCCGCCCGTGGGAAGAGCGCTTTCATCGCCCCGGAAGTACGAAAGCGGTCGATACCACTCCTGCCTTCCACCGCTTTAGAAGAGAGTGTTAGCGCACCCTTTGTGCGTGGCACCGGCCCGATAGCGGATTGGGTCTGATATGTGGCAGCAGTGATTATGGTATGATTCCCGCGTTGGTTTTGCTGCATCCTTGGTCAAATGCGTCAGGAAGTGACCAGTTAGCGGCAGAATTCGGCACTGCAGCATAGGAGTATGCTTAATAATTAAACTGTCACGTGTAATATTGATTAAAAATTAATCATCGCCCCTAAAAGGAACAACGTTTCCTTTTGAAAAGTTGATCCTGGTCCAACCAGCAACCTTCATAAGGCCACCTGATCGCGGGCTTTAGGCTCGTTTGGGGATACCGGGTGTGTGACGGCCAATCGATTGGACCTCGGAAAGACCGCCACACGAATTGCAACAAACGTTGCGGAGTCCTTGCTACTTGTTTGTGCCCTTTGGCGCAACGATGCGAGCGCTCCGCGAGGAGCTAAAATGATCAAATTCGCAAAGACTCTTACCAGTGCCGCTGCTTTGACCGTCGCTGCCTCTGCTGCCATGGCCGCAGATTGCACCGTAAAAGTGGGCGTTCTGCACTCGCTGTCTGGTACTATGGCGATTTCCGAAACCACACTGAAAGACACCATGCTGATGCTGGTTGACCAGCAAAATGCAAAGGGTGGTGTTCTGGGTTGTGACCTGGAGCCTGTGGTTGTTGACCCTGCGTCTGACTGGCCGCTGTTTGCTGAAAAGGCACGTGAGCTGCTGACTACACATGAAGTTGACGTAATCTTCGGCAACTGGACTTCTGTTTCCCGTAAGTCTGTTCTGCCAGTCATCGAAGAACTGAACGGGCTGCTGTTCTACCCAGTTCAGTATGAAGGCGAAGAATCTTCCAAGAACGTTTTCTACACAGGTGCGGCACCGAACCAACAGGCGATCCCTGCGGTGGACTACTTCCTGGAAGAACTGGGCGTGGAGAAATTCGCTCTGTTGGGCACTGACTACGTATACCCACGGACCACCAACAACATCCTTGAGCAGTACCTGCAAGACAACGGTATCGCGAAAGACGATATCTTCGTGAACTACACACCATTCGGTCACTCTGACTGGGCCACGATCGTTGCGGACGTTGTGGCGCTGGGTGAAGACGGTAAATCCGTTGGCGTGATCTCCACCATCAACGGTGACGCGAATATCGGCTTCTACAAAGAACTGGCTGCGGCAGGTATCTCTGCTGACGATATTCCTGTGGTTGCCTTCTCTGTTGGTGAAGAAGAACTGTCCGGTCTGGACACAGCGAACCTTGAAGGTCACCTGGCGGCTTGGAACTACTTCCAGTCTGCAGAAACAGACGCAAACGCTGAATTCATCGACGCATGGAAAGCCTTCGCAGGTGAAGAGCGTGTGACAAACGACCCAATGGAAGCACACTACATTGGCTTCAACATGTGGGTGAACGCGGTTGAAGCGGCGGGCACTACCGACGTCGACGCGGTTCGCACAGCGATGTACGGCCAAGAGTTCCCGAACCTGACAGGCGGTACAGCGGTTATGCTGCCAAACCACCACCTGGCGAAGCCAGTTCTGATTGGTGAAATCCAGGCCGACGGTCAGTTCGACATCATCTCTAAGACAACAGAAGTTCCAGGCGATGCATGGACAGACTTCCTGCCAGCATCTGCAGTTCTGAAGTCCGACTGGAAAGAGCTGGGTTGCGGTATGTACAACACCGAAACCAAATCCTGCGTGCAGATCAAATCCAACTACTGATCTGATCACATAACGATCGGCCAAGGCGGCATTTCGCCTTGGCCTCACCTTAGACGGCGACCTTCTCCCATGATCCGCATTTTCACTATGGTTCTGGCATTGCTATGCCTGCCACTGAGCGCGCATGCGCAAGAGCTGCAAAGCCTGCTGCAAGAGCATCAGAAAACCATCGCAAAACCTTCGCGAAAAACTGTCGGCCCTGTGCTCGAAGCGCTCGTGGCTTCTGGCCTGCCAACGGTGCCTCAGTTTTTGGAAAGCTGGCAGGGCAAAGAGGTCTATAGCCGCAAAGAGGACGGCCTGTTTTTCTACACCAAGAAGACGAGCGATGGCCTTGCGTTGATCGATGTGGACACAGGTGCGACCGTTACGACGGTTGATACTAAGGCCGCGAAACAGATCAAACCCAACGGCGGTGTGCGCAAAGAAATCGCCTCTGCCCTGGTGCAATTCCAACTTAGCGATCCCGATCTTACGCGCCGGACTGATGCGGTCACGGCTATCGCGCGAAATATGTCGGGATCAATGCTGGCGCCGTTGCTGGGGTCAATTGAGGGCGAGCCTGATACAGAGCTGAAAGCGCGCAAAGAGCAGCTTGCAAACTATCTAAGTGCACGGTTTTCAGAAGATGCGGATCAGCGCATCGCGGCCATCCAAAACATTTCATCTGTTCTGAGCGTCGAGGGCCGCGCTGTTCTGGCGCAGATACTCGAAACTGAGCTTGAGGTCACCGAGGGCGCGACAGAGCGCAATCTGGATGCGGCGTTGGTGATTGGCGAAGATCTGACACGCTCTGAAGCTTATGCATTACTTGTCGAGCAAAAGGGGCTGCCGGAATTGGTCAGCGAAAACGACCTGCGTCTTGCTTTGGAAGCTAATGTCGATGGTGGCAAAGTGGGTGGTATTCCGGTTGCACAGCTTGATGATCTTAACAAACGCGCAGAGGCCTATGATACATTGGCGGAAAGCGGCGCAGTTCCTGCGCGCGTGACCGCGGCCATGATCGATGAGGCACTGGCGAAATATCAATTCAATCGCGTTTTCGTTGAAGCTGACAGGGTAGTCACCGCAGCGGCCTCCAAAGCGCAATCCTCCGTTCAAACCCGCGTTGGTGTGAACCAGTTTTTCGACCTCAGCCTCGATGCAATTTCACTGGCTTCGATCTACTTTCTTGCTGCCGTCGGACTTGCGATTACCTTCGGCGTGATGGGTGTCATCAACATGGCCCACGGTGAATTCATCATGATGGGCGCATACACGGGGTATGTTGTGCAGCAATTTGTGCCGAATTACACGGCCTCTCTGATTGTCGCTCTACCGTTGGCCTTCATCGTCACCTTCGCTGCGGGTGTGGCCATGGAGCGCCTCGTCATCCGCTGGCTTTACAACCGCCCGCTGGAAACGTTGCTGGCGACATTCGGTATTTCCATCGCTTTACAACAGCTCGCAAAGAACATCTTCGGCACACAGGCGCGCCCTCTGACCTCTCCGGGCTGGCTGGATGGCGCATGGATCATCAATGACGTTGTGCAGATCAGCTATATCCGTATTGCGATCTTTGTGCTGGCGCTGCTATTCCTCGCACTGCTGCTCTTCATCCTGAAGAAGACCCGTCTGGGTCTGGAAGTGCGCGCTGTGACGCAGAACCCACGCATGGCGGCTTCGATGGGGATCAACCCCGACAAGATCAAAATGATGACTTTTGGTCTCGGCTCCGGCATTGCGGGGATTGCCGGTGTTGCGATTGGCCTCTTTGCAAAAGTGACATCCGAAATGGGCTCTGACTACATCGTCCAGTCCTTCATGACGGTGGTTGTCGGAGGCGTGGGCAACGTCTGGGGTACGCTTGCGGGTGCTGCCATGATCGGCACCTTCCAGAAGGGTGTGGAATGGCTCAACCCATCTAACACCTTGGCGGCGCAAACCTATCTGATCCTCTTCATCATCCTGTTCATTCAATTCCGGCCAAAGGGTATCATCGCCCTCAAAGGCCGCGCGGCGGGAGATTGATCCGATGCGTAAGAGCTTTTTCGCTGAAAACCCATCTGTTCTCTGGTTCCTCGCCTGCCTTGGTCTCTTCACCCTCGGAGTGACCGTCCTGGCCGAAGCCACAGGCGCCGGCGTGATCTCAACCTCTTTCGTGAAGACATTGGGTAAGGTGTTGTGCTTGTGCCTTGTGGCCATCGCCATGGATGTGGTCTGGGGTTACTGCGGTATCCTCTCGCTCGGCCATTTCGCCTTCTTCGGCATTGGCGGCTATGCGGTTGGCATGTGGCTGATGTATGCGCGGACCGAAACCATCGTGACGCAGAATTTGGCGGAACGGACCATTCCCGCAACGCCAACAGAGATCAATGACGCCATTGCGACGCAAATCTTCGGCGTGGTTGGCTCTGCAGAGTTCCCACTTATCTGGGCTTACTCCCACAGCTTGATCCTGCAACTGCTGTTGGTGGTGTTAGTTCCCGGCATATTGGCGCTGATCTTCGGCTGGCTCGCCTTTCGCTCTCGCGTGACCGGCGTTTATCTCTCGATCTTGACCCAAGCGATGACCCTCGCACTGGCGCTGTATCTGTTCCAAAACGACAGTGGTCTGCGGGGTAACAATGGTTTGTCTGGCCTACAGAATATCCCGGGCTTTGAGGCTGTGCCACAATCCGTGATCTCCATGGCTTTCTTCTGGGCATCAGCAATTGCGCTGGGCTTAGGTTACGTTCTATTTGCACGCGTGCTCAGCGGCAAAATGGGCAGCGTCATCCGAGCTATCCGCGACGACGAAGCGCGCGTGCGTTTCCTAGGTTATCATGTGGAAAGCTATAAGCTCTTCATCTTCACACTCACCGCTGTGGTGGCTGGTATCGCAGGGGCGCTCTATTACCCGCAAGCCGGTATCATTAATCCTGCAGAGATTGCACCCATCGCGTCGATTTACCTCGCGGTCTGGGTTGCGATCGGCGGACGTGGACGCCTCTATGGTGCCGTCATTGGCACGGCCTTTGTTTCACTGCTCTCAAGCTGGTTCACAGGCGGTAGCGCGCCAAACATCAACCTTGGCTTCTACACCATTCAATGGACCGAATGGTGGTTGGTGCTGCTTGGCTTCTCATTTGTCGCTGTGACGCTCTTCTTCCCAGGTGGCATCGGCATGATTTTTGACAAACTGAAAAGGGACGCGTCATGAGCACTCTTCTTGAACTCTCAGGCGTCTCGGTTTCCTTTGACGGCTTTAAAGCGATCAACAATCTGGCTTTTCAGATTGGCGAGCCAGAGATGCGCGCCATCATCGGCCCCAACGGCGCAGGCAAAACCACTTTCATGGATATTATCACCGGCAAGACGAAACCTGATGAGGGCTACGTTCTTTGGGGTGAAAAGAACGTTAATCTCATTGGCAAATCCGAAAGCATGATTGCGCGAGAAGGCATTGGGCGGAAATTCCAAAAACCGACTGTGTTTGAAGATCAAACCGTGCGCGAGAACCTTGCAATGGCGTTGAAAAACCCTCGCGGTCCATTCGAAGTGCTGTTCTACCGCAAATCCGCAGAAGGTGCTGCGCGCATTGAAAATTTGGCAGAGCAAATAAACCTGACCGATCAGCTTCCACGCAAAGCAGGCGAGCTCAGCCACGGGCAAAAGCAATGGCTCGAGATTGGGATGCTCTTGGCGCAAGATCCTCGCTTGCTTCTGGTGGATGAACCCGCTGCAGGCATGACACCTGCGGAACGCGAGAAAACCACTGAAATTCTTGTCGAAGCCGCCAAGACGCGTGCTGTGGTTGTTGTTGAGCATGACATGGAGTTTGTGCGTCGTCTGAATTGCAAGGTGACCGTGCTGCACGAGGGGTCAGTTTTGGCTGAAGGGTCGATCGATCACGTCACCCAAGACCCTGAAGTTATTGATGTTTATCTGGGGCGTTAAGAGATGTTGGACGTTAATAATCTGACCTTGCACTATGGTCACTCGCAAATTCTGTATGATGTCTCAATGTCTGCGGAAGTTGGCAAAGTAACCTGCCTGATGGGATCAAACGGCGTGGGGAAAACCAGCTTGCTGAAGGCGATTTCTGGAACGCATGCCCGATCTGGTGGCGATGTGACATTGGATGGAGGGGCGATCCCTCGAGGTGCGAAAGCGCATGCTTTGGCCAAAGCTGGCGTGGGATATGTCCCGCAGGGTCGCGATGTGTTTCCACTGATGACAGTGCGAGAAAACCTGGAAACGGGCTATGCCTGTCTGGATCGATCTGAGCGTTCGGTGCCGGATGAAATCTTTGAATTGTTCCCCGTCTTACAAGACATGCGTAACCGCAGGGGAGGGGACTTGTCAGGTGGTCAACAACAACAGCTCGCGATCGCCCGCGCATTGGTTACCAAGCCAAAGCTGCTGCTTCTGGATGAGCCAACCGAGGGTATTCAGCCAAACATCATCAAGCAAATTGGCGACGTCATTCGTTATCTGCGAGATCAAGGCGAAATGGCCATAGTGCTGGTGGAGCAATTCTTTGATTTTGCTTATGATTTAGGTGACAACTTTGTCGTTCTGAAACGCGGTGAAGTGACGCTAAATTGCGACAAGCAAGGGTTGGAGCGGGCAACACTTTTGGAAAGTGTCTCGCTATAGTAATGCCTTAAAAAAGGGTTCCCCTGTTAATGTTGATGCGTCGAAAGTCTGCTACGCAAAAAAGTGCTGGGTGTTTCAAACGCGAGAGATCATTCGGTAGGTCAAGTGTTTAGCATTGGTCCATGAGCCAGTTCCGAACCAGGTTAGTCAGCGCCTTTTGCCGAGGCGTGCGTGGTGTCACGACGAAATACCCATTCTGGGTGGGTAAACTCAGAGCGATGGCTTGTTGAAGCCGGTATTGGGCCAGTTCTGATGCTACCAAAGCGCGGCTGATTAGGGCGATGCCCTGTCCGGCCAATGCGGCATCGATGGCCAATGAGGTTTGGCTGAAACGCATCATGCGCGCGGAACTCTCAGATTGGTGATCCAGAAACGTATCAAGAAAAAGTGGCCATTGACCATGGGCGTCTTCAAGCAAGGTGTGTTTCAAAAGGTCTTTTGGCTCTTCTATCGGCTCGCCACTTCCGATGAGATCCGGATGGCAAACCGGAATGAGTTCATTTGCAAACAGGCGTTCGGTTTGAAGGCCGTGGCCAAAAGGTGGCCATC carries:
- a CDS encoding urease subunit beta; the protein is MIPGEVFAAPGELVLNEGAEAITLMVANTGDRPVQVGSHYHFAETNPGLEFERDAAYGLRLDIAAGTAVRFEPGQRREVQLIPISGARKVYGFNQKVMGAL
- a CDS encoding urease subunit gamma, which encodes MNLTPREKDKLLVAMAAEVARKRLARGVKLNHPEAIALITDAVVEGARDGRSVADMMEAGAEVVSRDQCMTGVAEMIHEVQVEATFPDGTKLVTVHNPIR
- a CDS encoding urease accessory protein UreD; this translates as MPRTKGALTLSSKAVEGRSGIDRFRTSGAMKALFPRAEDVQAILINTSGGLTGGDQIDVTACAGAGSSLTLTTQAAERAYRAQEGRARMTTDLSVEADAQINWLPQEMILFEGSALDRRLTVELAQDARLLMVEPIIFGRAAMGETLTDVSFKDHIRINRDGEALYWDGLDLSGHTMRHLSRRAIAGGARAMASLVYVAPDAEAHLDAVRIMLPETGGASLLAQDLLTLRFVAADSFELRRALIPILERLTKDQLPTSWRL
- the urtA gene encoding urea ABC transporter substrate-binding protein, encoding MIKFAKTLTSAAALTVAASAAMAADCTVKVGVLHSLSGTMAISETTLKDTMLMLVDQQNAKGGVLGCDLEPVVVDPASDWPLFAEKARELLTTHEVDVIFGNWTSVSRKSVLPVIEELNGLLFYPVQYEGEESSKNVFYTGAAPNQQAIPAVDYFLEELGVEKFALLGTDYVYPRTTNNILEQYLQDNGIAKDDIFVNYTPFGHSDWATIVADVVALGEDGKSVGVISTINGDANIGFYKELAAAGISADDIPVVAFSVGEEELSGLDTANLEGHLAAWNYFQSAETDANAEFIDAWKAFAGEERVTNDPMEAHYIGFNMWVNAVEAAGTTDVDAVRTAMYGQEFPNLTGGTAVMLPNHHLAKPVLIGEIQADGQFDIISKTTEVPGDAWTDFLPASAVLKSDWKELGCGMYNTETKSCVQIKSNY
- the urtB gene encoding urea ABC transporter permease subunit UrtB — translated: MIRIFTMVLALLCLPLSAHAQELQSLLQEHQKTIAKPSRKTVGPVLEALVASGLPTVPQFLESWQGKEVYSRKEDGLFFYTKKTSDGLALIDVDTGATVTTVDTKAAKQIKPNGGVRKEIASALVQFQLSDPDLTRRTDAVTAIARNMSGSMLAPLLGSIEGEPDTELKARKEQLANYLSARFSEDADQRIAAIQNISSVLSVEGRAVLAQILETELEVTEGATERNLDAALVIGEDLTRSEAYALLVEQKGLPELVSENDLRLALEANVDGGKVGGIPVAQLDDLNKRAEAYDTLAESGAVPARVTAAMIDEALAKYQFNRVFVEADRVVTAAASKAQSSVQTRVGVNQFFDLSLDAISLASIYFLAAVGLAITFGVMGVINMAHGEFIMMGAYTGYVVQQFVPNYTASLIVALPLAFIVTFAAGVAMERLVIRWLYNRPLETLLATFGISIALQQLAKNIFGTQARPLTSPGWLDGAWIINDVVQISYIRIAIFVLALLFLALLLFILKKTRLGLEVRAVTQNPRMAASMGINPDKIKMMTFGLGSGIAGIAGVAIGLFAKVTSEMGSDYIVQSFMTVVVGGVGNVWGTLAGAAMIGTFQKGVEWLNPSNTLAAQTYLILFIILFIQFRPKGIIALKGRAAGD
- the urtC gene encoding urea ABC transporter permease subunit UrtC codes for the protein MRKSFFAENPSVLWFLACLGLFTLGVTVLAEATGAGVISTSFVKTLGKVLCLCLVAIAMDVVWGYCGILSLGHFAFFGIGGYAVGMWLMYARTETIVTQNLAERTIPATPTEINDAIATQIFGVVGSAEFPLIWAYSHSLILQLLLVVLVPGILALIFGWLAFRSRVTGVYLSILTQAMTLALALYLFQNDSGLRGNNGLSGLQNIPGFEAVPQSVISMAFFWASAIALGLGYVLFARVLSGKMGSVIRAIRDDEARVRFLGYHVESYKLFIFTLTAVVAGIAGALYYPQAGIINPAEIAPIASIYLAVWVAIGGRGRLYGAVIGTAFVSLLSSWFTGGSAPNINLGFYTIQWTEWWLVLLGFSFVAVTLFFPGGIGMIFDKLKRDAS
- the urtD gene encoding urea ABC transporter ATP-binding protein UrtD codes for the protein MSTLLELSGVSVSFDGFKAINNLAFQIGEPEMRAIIGPNGAGKTTFMDIITGKTKPDEGYVLWGEKNVNLIGKSESMIAREGIGRKFQKPTVFEDQTVRENLAMALKNPRGPFEVLFYRKSAEGAARIENLAEQINLTDQLPRKAGELSHGQKQWLEIGMLLAQDPRLLLVDEPAAGMTPAEREKTTEILVEAAKTRAVVVVEHDMEFVRRLNCKVTVLHEGSVLAEGSIDHVTQDPEVIDVYLGR
- the urtE gene encoding urea ABC transporter ATP-binding subunit UrtE — protein: MLDVNNLTLHYGHSQILYDVSMSAEVGKVTCLMGSNGVGKTSLLKAISGTHARSGGDVTLDGGAIPRGAKAHALAKAGVGYVPQGRDVFPLMTVRENLETGYACLDRSERSVPDEIFELFPVLQDMRNRRGGDLSGGQQQQLAIARALVTKPKLLLLDEPTEGIQPNIIKQIGDVIRYLRDQGEMAIVLVEQFFDFAYDLGDNFVVLKRGEVTLNCDKQGLERATLLESVSL
- the gcvA gene encoding transcriptional regulator GcvA — protein: MRSLPPLNALKSFEASGRHLNFRLAADELGVTQGAVAQQVRGLEDLLGVKLFNRQPRGLALTDEGRSYLPTIRRAFDLINEATENLAPKEKVITISATPSFAARWLVPRLGQFAEDHPEIRLRLDASNHLANFQSDGVDIAIRQGWPPFGHGLQTERLFANELIPVCHPDLIGSGEPIEEPKDLLKHTLLEDAHGQWPLFLDTFLDHQSESSARMMRFSQTSLAIDAALAGQGIALISRALVASELAQYRLQQAIALSLPTQNGYFVVTPRTPRQKALTNLVRNWLMDQC